Below is a window of Vicugna pacos chromosome 20, VicPac4, whole genome shotgun sequence DNA.
TACACAGCCTGATCCAAAACAAAAAGTCATGATTAAGATGTCCCCGAGGGAGACAAGGGAAGGAAAATGCTGGTGGAGTGAGACATGAAGTCATTAAGGGTTCATGACAAATGACCATGGGGAACCTGAAACAGAAGTTTAGGAACACTATGTTTTGACCCCAGTCTTACCAAAGACTAGCTGCATAAGCAAGGGTAAGGCAATTGATAGTTACCAAGAATTATACAAAAAAATACAGGGTgagggggaagggtgtagctcagtggtagagcaaatgcttagcacccacaaggtcctgggttcaatccccagtgcttcctctaaaggtaaataaataagtaaacctaattacatcctccccctctccccagaaataaaataaataaataaagtaactgTTTCCCACTTTATAAAAAAATGTAGAGTGCAATTAATATTttctacagaaatgcaaaaaaaaaaaaaagaaaacccagagatTCAAACAGTGAGGCACCCCTATTACTATGAACATTGTCTTTAAGGCATCAAAATACTTACTGTAGAATGAAATCACATATACTtaaattttgaaagagaaaatgagagcaTATTTGACCTAAACTTTCTATTACCCACTAGGTAACACACCATAGTCTTATTTTCAAATAAGCAtagattcaggaaaaaaaagtcattttgtagaagcctttagaaaaataaaagctttctttTCAATTAGCTTCTATCTACATATTTAAGATTCAGTATAATAAACTTTGGCTCATCAGTACActgtgacagaaaaaaaattgaaaaaaacaaaatttcaatcAAATAGGGAATCATTAAAGAGACGTATTTATACATAGCAACCTGATAAAATGCTAGGATGTATTTTGAAGGGAACAATTAAGTtgtataataaaatacatttttaacccAGGtattatgtgaaaatatttttgtatataattgtAGAAAACTTGGCAAGGATACACATAAAACTGTGAACATCACTTAATTCACAGAGGTGAGATAAGAGAGGAGAGGTAATTTATCTTTAATGTCACTCCGAATGGCTTGCTTCATTAAAATAAGGTTTCCAACGGTCACTAAAAATTCCGAATAGAAAGAATCATGATAAATGTGCACAGTTACATTTCTAGATTTTTGGGGAcggtatcatttaatttctaaacAGTAAGCAGCTCAGCCTACTGTTAGGCAAATTGTGGTCTTTCAGTCATTTTAGTATTTGGTTCTTTCCTGTTCACTGTTCTATTTTCAAACACTCATAAAGTGGGAAGGTCTTCTACCCAGTTTATAAGTGAGGAAAACGTGGCTTGGAAAATTTAAGCAAATATCCCAAGAGAATGTTACATGTCAGTCAATGAGAGtcaagatttgaatccaggcctTCCTGGAACAAGAGCTTCTTTTCTGACTCAATAGGCTATTTCAAATCCTTTGTCTTTTCTAAAGTAATATGATGCCACAAACCCCTGCTCACAAAGCTTCTTCCCGAATTCTCTCACGCGGCCTCGGTTAAAAGCCTCTGGGCTTACCTGGAAGGCGTTGAGCAGGGAGAAGATGATGTGGAAGGCCAGGGAGCGGTCATCCAGGACCGTGGCTATTCCGAAtccccaggtcaggcccaggagcggTGTGAGGATGGCGATGTTCTTACTGATCCGCACGATGGCTCTCACCTCCTGGAACATGGAACTCCCGACGGCTGCTTGCCGGGTCTTCACAATGACCAGTGTGACTGTGACCAGGTTGACCACCACGATGGCCAGAGCCGGGACCACAAAGGCCAGCAGGGCCTTGGTCATGTCCCAGTTGAGCCAACAGGTCTCTGGCCGGAGGTAGCCTTTGCCGGGCTCAGTGGCAGCGACCGTAATAGCCGCGATGACCAAAGGGCAGCCATAGCCCACCGTGAAGAGAGAGGCCACCAGGGCCGACTTGGGCAGCGTATGGAAAACGATCAGGATTCCGTAGAGGATGAGGAGAGCCTTGGCAAGCATCCAGAAAAACACGGAAAGGTAAAAGAAGTGAACAAAAAACGTTGCTGCCACACATGCGCTGTGGCTCGTGGCTGGACCACTCAGAAAGGCAGCCACGATGAACCACACATCAGCTACCAGCAAGGAGGCCGCAATGTTAGCAATGCACACGTGGCGTAAATACGAGATCTCTGTCTTCGTCACCTCGCCCCAGACCAAGGCCTCGATGGACAAGCAAAGGACCAAGCTGCAAATAGAAATACCCAGGCCGATGTATGTGATGTAAACCAGGATCGGACTCTCCAAGACGTGGGGCGCCATCAGAATGGAGAAAGAGGTAAACAGCCTGCTTGGCCGACAGGCGCAAACTGCTTGCTGGGAGTTCTCCTGAATCATTTGGCAAGCCTGCTGGTCCCATCTGCTCTCCAGGGAGTGCCAGCCCACACACCGCGTCCTTGTTTCCTCTGACTTGCTGAtcttttcaaaaatcagtgagaTTCTTTGAAGTTCCTTGGGCAGAATGACAGACAGGACAAGCCCGTTCACCGTGACGTTTTCCAAAACACTGGCTTCTAAGATGGCCCCAAGAGTTGGAAAGGCGATGCTGATGGCCTTAGAAGGAGAAGGCATCTTCTGAAGTTCATCTCTACTGATCGACACCCTCCCAGTGACCTCATCGCCTGTGTCATTAACTCTcatggaaaaagagaaattctttCCAGCGTCGTCTCTGGAGATGGTGGTGCCCATGGTGTGAATGAACACATCTGCTATGTCAATGGGATGTTTATTTATAAACAGCTTTCTTGCAAAGGAATTGACTGAGTGGAGCAGGACCCAGCTGCTGTTCCTGTCCGGGATGAAGGTCCAGTTCGAGATGCTTTTGCTGTTAAGAATGTGGTTGGCCATGATGCTGTAACTCTGTCGATGGAGAACGGCATTAGTACTGAACCACTCTCTGAATCTGACGGGAGAGTCAAGACTTACTTCTAAAAAGAGGGGTCCTCCAACTGGTAGCAGAGGCGCCCCCTGGGAACTTTCTAGAGATCCAGCATCTCAGACCCCACCCTAGACCTAATGAATCAGAATCAGCATCTTACTGAAATCCCCAGGGGACCCGCCCACTGCTGAAGTTTGAGTTGGAGGTTAGAGCTGTCAGGGGATGGCGCTCCTCCTGCTCATGCAACGCCTTCCCCGTGTGCTCACTGCCGTCCTCAGATGCACTTCCCACCTTGGTGGGACTAGCTCCTGCTTTCCTCTGTCAGAGTACTCGTTACATAATCAGCCTCTGTTGAATCCCAACTATGGTCAGGACCTTGTTCAGGGATATACTGAACTAGAGATTGACCTCAGAGATGAAGCCTACTTTTTAATATCCTCTGCTTTGGAAGatcaaagcaaataaaaaagggGATCCAGTTCCGTTGGACATTCCTGTAGCAGACGCACGAGGCTGTTTTCTCTGCATTCAGTTATTATCCATTTTAGCAACCTGACCTGACTCACAAATGGAAGTAAAAGTCCTTCCTTCTGCAGGACCTGGTTTAGTTCTCAGAGGCTTTCAGCCAAATGGACACTGGAAAAGTTTATGTCCGATCCAACGCCCAGTAAGTGGTCTCtctaaatgtttgttgattgaatgtTTTCACTTTTCCATTATTTACTCTTCAGTGAAGACTTCTTGAACACTTGTTATGCTAAGCATTGGAGAGACGGACGTGAAAGACAGGGTCTTCAGACCCCAGAAAGCTCGCAGAGTATTCAACTAACCTGCCTTCCTTTCCCAACAAAATAATACCCCTCTGCACCCTCGAGGCCACCCACCTGCATCTTCGCCTCGTCGACGTCTGTCGTCAGCACAGTGGAGATGTTGCGTAACAGCTGCACGATGACCGCGATGTTCCCCGGGATGCGGGGAGACCGCTGAACGTTCCTGATCACACAGGACAAATCCCGCGGGCACTTTCGCATCAACACGTCTGTAATGGTCTCCGACTTCTCGTTGGCATATTCAGTTATTTTCGTCCCTCCAGATGGTTGAATGGGATAGTCATCTGCCTAAGAAACggcaaaaagaaagagattttgaTCATGTTCTCTTGGTTTTCAATGTAAGCGGACCTTTACTAAAATCTAAGACAGCCTGATTGCACAATTGCCTACTGCAGCATGTCTTGGTGCTTTCCGTTTTCCAAGTCACGTTTGCTGTGGAATGACCTGCCGAATACCAGGGTGTTTCAGCAGGGAGTGAAGCCCCAGCTTGTCCCCCACCCGACCGCTCCCCAGAGCAGCGGCCGCAGTCTTCAGCGCACCCGCGCCGACCCCGCCTGTGGGCGGACACTGCACGCTTGCCCTGTGTGGCCGCGTCAGTTCCTAGTGCCACACAGGCTCATCTCTGCTGCTCCCGAGGAGGCTCGGGGGCACACTTTTGAAACAGAAATGCCGGGCTGGATTTGGATGAATCAGCTGGAGCACCGAGATGGGAGACTGACTGAGAATAGTGGGAACAGCGACCCGTGGGAACACCTTCAGGCTCTGGGACCCACCCTTTAGAGCAGTGGGGGCAAACTCTGGCCCCAGGCTGGCTGCTTGATTTGTtttgtaaacaaagttttattgggatTCAGCCTGCTCATTCACTGAAGTATTACCTGTGGCTGCTTTCACTCGACAACAGGGTTGAGCAGTTGCAGCAGAGACCATCTGACTCACAAGGCCCAAAATATTTGCCATCTGTGGCCCTTTAGGAAAAACTGCCAGCTGCTGCGTTGGAGGACCCCTTCGGTGGCCCCGGTCCTGCCTGCCCCTTCACTTGGACAAGGGGTCCACGGCCTGACACTCTGCCTGCTCAGAACCCCACCCCTCCTCTGGGTACTGGGCTTCCCTGCGGGACAGCTCGGAGCCACTCCCAGGGCCCACCTCTTCCCTAAGTCTGTGCTGCCAAGGAGGGATCCTGCACCAGTGTGCTCACCCAGGGCAAAGGGACACTTGTTTTCAGGTTATAGATGTGTGGTCTTGGCTTCCTCCCACCTTCAGGTGCCGGGTGGACTCTGGATGGAAGGGAGGCCAACAGAACTCACTTTATTAAGCAGTTTGCAAGGTTGCTTTCAAGCATTTCCACATGGAGACATAGGGGATGTGGGTCTCCGTGTGTATCTTGGCTCAAATCAGGGGTGGGAACTGGGGGGCAGACATCCTGGGGCAGGCAGCTTTCGGAAGTCTGGTGGGGAACTTCAGGTGTAGCCTGCACTGGCCACACCCCAAAACAGGGAACAGGAATGTTCCCAGGACAAAAGAGATGCTAAAGCCGATTGACTCCCCTGGAGGGATCAGACCCGAACTTCAGAAAGGTGAAGCCCCACcggaaaaggagaaatagaaacaaaaggagaagaaataacaTTGGCCCTGATTTTACTTAGTAAAATTGTATCCTTTTAACTGTATAATTACTTAAGTGAATGCGGGAATCTGCTCGTTTGTTGGACTGCAAAGTCCTTCCCTGTAGGGTTACTCGCTTCTCATTCCCTAATGAGACAGAGCTCACCCGGGGATCTTGGTGCTGCGCAGATTCAATTCAGCAGATCTTAGGTGGGTCTGAATTCTGCACACCTCAAAGTTCTCAGGGTTGCCCTGTGCTACAGCTCAGTGTCGGACACATTAAACATCTATCGAGGCTTTGGGGTATTACAGAGATAGAGTGAGGATGGAGAAGTAGGCTCTTCCAGCTCTGACCTAAAGGATCAGGTGCCTTACGGCATGAAAAGGTGTGGGAGACCACAGCACAAACCTTTAGATGCTCAAAGGTAAGAGCTCCATTCTCGTGTGGAGAAGACAGGTAGGTGTGTTTGAATTCATGTACAAATGCACTCACCTACCACGCACAGGCTCTGTCTTACTGTGCGCTATAGGCATTGCTAATTTGGGGCTCCACTTTGAGTGCGAGAGAAAGGGTGTTACCTCGAAGATGTTGAAGGCAGTAAGAGTCCGGCAGGTGTCAGTGATCTTGTGCCATTTCTTTTGCCTGCATAAAAACCCCATATTCCCCTGAGTGTCTGGAGGGCAAGATTGGCTGCAGGAGGACTTCTCTAAGCAAACGCCATCGCATACacctgagaaaataaaatgtatcagcATTTGATGGAGAGGTCTGGGGTCCCAACTGAGTGGACCAGTTACCATGGCGTCAGCATCGTGAAGGCACTAAGTCCTGTGGACACCAGATGTCTTTTCTTTGCAAAGTGGAGGATGATTGAAAGAGATTAGTCATATATTTCAGTGACAAACTCCTATTGTTTCCAACAAACGCTTGAACTCAAaagtataaaatagagaaaagtagAAGTGTCCCAACTGAAGTGAGAGGGAAGGGCCCACAGTTCAGTCCACAAGGGCACTCTCACACCCCACGGGAACCCACCCCCCAGGCAGCTCCTCTGGCCCCTGCAGCTCCCATGATGCACTTAGGAAGCCCCTGTACCGGCTGTTCTCTGAGAAACCTCCCAGGTCCGGGACTTTACAAGGAGTTTTGTCACCAGTGAGTTCCCGTAGACCCGTGCTAGCTGCTGCTCTGTTTTGAGCTGGCTCAATCCGAAGGATTGACGGCAAAGAATTCAGACCAGGATGGAGCAAGGaagctgggaggggaggagagcagggGTCAGAGGTGCAAtttaagatgaggaaaataaaaggagagTCCAAACGCAAGCCACCGAGGAGTCCCATCTCCaggagacagagggctgagaagaGTCCTGCATGACAACAGATGAACATTATCACGTCTGTTCATTAGTGAACTATGCCGACATACCATGTGGCCTGGCAGACAACTGCTCCTTGCTCTTGCTGGCAGCCTAGAAAGGGAAAATCAAAATTCAGGTCAAAAGCAGTTGCTGATGTGCCCAACCCAATGATTCACTTTCATCACAGACTAATAACCACATGTAGACCGGCTATGCTGGTCCTACTATGATAAGTAGAGTTAGAACTAGAGCTCAGCCCTCCTGACTCCTACAGCGCAGCTCTGTCCCCCCACGTctgagtggaggaggaggaggaagatgcagGGAATTACGAGCATCTCGGGATGCCCTAAACCCATCTTGAGTGGGCTGTGGTCTCCAGTGCACCACAATAAAGCACTTAAAAGTGAACAATTCTGGATAATGTGTGACCCATTAAATGGAATCCAGTGAAGTTACATTGTATTAATAAGATACGTGGGCAGAAGGCCAGGGTATGCTGTTtacaaggaattctgaaacttccttctttaGTGAAGGAACTGATTCACTTCCCAGTTAATCTGCCAGAGCCCATCCGCATGCAGCTCCTTCCGGTCACTTCATTTCTGGGGCGACATCCGGCATGGGCCACTTTAGCTTCAGATACCAACCATCCTCCACCTAATTCTGTGAAAAAGACACTTGCAAACCGGTAACCTCTTAACTGCTTAAGCTGCCTGAGAGAGGTCGGGAGAGGGCCGGGAAGAAGCTCCGCCTCCAGCCACCGGCAAGTTGAGAAGAAAAGGATGGACTGCTGCTGGTGAGGGGAGCCCAGGAACCAAGAAGACAAAGCCAGGCTCCCATGCTCGGCCTACTCTCCAAGTTCCGTCTTAGGAAAAAGTGTGGGCgaggaaatgaaaagaagtaGTTCCAAACTCTGGGGTTGGGCTGCCTCCTGGAAAGGGCTTTCTGAAGGGGTCTCTAATCTCTCCCAGAGCTGGGCACAACTCAGTGCTTGGGGTGGCCAGGGGAGTCACGGAGAAAATCCCCATCCAGGGGCACACCACTTAGAGGGCAAAGTAAATGTCACTTGGAAACTTCTGGAAAGAATTTCTAAAGTCATTCTATCCTAAGGAGGCTCTTACTAAGAAGGTGCATGTTAACAGGAATCTGAGGACAGGGTCCTGGCCTTGACCCTGCAGCTGGGCAGGCATGTAACCTCAAGCGGATCACCCTCCACGCcacgtgcctcagtttccctctctgtaaaATAAGTGAGTGACGCTTCCGCAGTTGACCTCAAAGCTCCCTTCCAGATCTTGTGTTTAAATAATAATACGTTCTTCCCAAGAAGCTCCAAATAATGTTATATCCTCTCTCTCAATGATTCTCTACaacttgttttaaatatataactgaataagaaaatttaaaggacTATGGTATGTGCGAAAATGTTCCGGAGAGAGCCACAGGGCTCACTGTCTCACAAAACTAACCAATAGTATGTGGCTACAAACTCCATCCTGGTGGATTAACCATTGACCAAATTGCTCACTGCTCCTTCCAGCCCATCCATGGGGCTCGCCGTCAGGTTTCTCAAAGGAGATGCCATTTGGGGTGGAACAATGCTTCATTCCTGGTCCTGCCCACTAAGTGCCATTAACCATCTCCCAGACATTGTAACACCGGTCACCACCCCCACGTTCTCAAGTTTCTTTAAGGAAGGAGCACCGCCCTGATTACCAGCACCTGAAACCTTCGCCCTTAAAGGCTATGGAAAGAAGTTTATCATCCTTGGATCATGTGAACCCCTTTGCATCTCAGGAACTTAGAGAAAAAGTggatgggaaaataatttgcagctGTTCGCTAAAATGGGTTTTGGTGACTGGTCGGTGCAATTTCTTCCGGCTGGACCTTTCTACCAGTAACCTCTCTGTACACTTCAGCTCAGATAACTGAGGGCTGGTTACTGGTGGGTTTTATTTTCCATCTGCTCTCCCCACCAGctcaccctcccacctcccctttcTTACCTGGCATAACCTCCTGCAGGACTCGGTGGGCAAGAGAAACACTAAGCAGTACAGCAGAAACACCCGAGGCATTGTCTTCTGCACAGCTGCCTTTCTTGCttctataaaaagaaacaaaaaggcaaactgTCTCCCATCTGAAGCTTTCAACGTTCCATGCACACCATTCAGCCTGAGACTGGGTTCAGTCCTTGGTGCTGTCGACTTGGGCTCCTCTGTTCCAGGGGTGGTGTCCCCGTGGTCTCctgtcgacttcaccaggacccGGCAGGTGTGAGCACCCGTTGAGCCTGGGAGGCCTAGGCCACGGCTGTGATAACCTCCAGCTTCTGCTGTCACCTTGCATGTGACATTACTATGGGACTGTCTCCAAAAGAAGCTGCCTGCTGGGGTGTCATGCATCCCAGCCCGTGTTCAGGGAGCAGCACGGTGAGTGAGGCAGGGCTGGGAAACCTGTAGGTGGCTACGGTGGGAGGCGAGCTGGTGGGGAGAGCAGATTACAAATATCTTTTGAAGGAGAGTGAGCACCAGCCTTGGGCTATTGTCCCTCATTTCCCGCCTAGCTCTGGAGCTGTATCTTCATAGGTAGGTAGGTAGCAACTGCTTCAAAACTGACCTCAGACACGCCCTGTTATTGTTATCTCTGCCAAGACTGGTGTCGAGACTGAAAGGATTTCTTGGCACCCAGAACAGTGCTGGACACATGGCGGGGACACAGTAGACTCAATAAAGGGGAAGAGTCAGGAAGAACTGAGGATTTGCATCGGAACATCTGCTCTGTGGAAGACTCGCATAAGTtgaaatttataatattaaattttaataatttgaatattttttatccCTGACTAAGACGCTCTTTGAATGGTATTGGTCGTGTCTTTGCTTTCAGATGGAAGGACTCAGAAGACGTGGATGCCATCAACAAAGGCCAGGAGCTTTTGCAACGGCTGATATTTGCTACTTGACCAATTTTAGCCAAAAATGAAATCGTtttatcccagtcatgcataattCTATAGCAAACaatgctattattttaaagactagGCAAAATGTATTCTTTAATCATGTTTCCAGGGTTGAAATACTTGCCAGGCTGAAATtccaaaggcagaaagaaaacatGGGAGCTGCCTGCTCGGATGCGTTCTGTGTGTGGGCCCAACAGAAACAATCATTTGCTTAATTTAAATACACTTGCACAAGTGTTAGAGACCAGAGCAATTTTAATAGGGTgatttggaggggaaaaaaaacccaactctACAATTTCAACCCTTAAATCTTGATTAGGAATAAAAGGAAGTATTGGCATAGCCGTCACGGCATTTGCACACAAGTATAAACAGAGCTCCAGACAGAATTTTATCAGACACCCTGAGCATTTCGATCACCAGCTCCGTCAGCTGACAGTCTGCGGCTCCCACCTGCACAGTTAGGTTTTGCAGTGAACTGCTGACGTTTCCAGTGAGATCCACAGAACGCGATGGAAGTTCCAGACAGACTGCGGGAACGCACTTCAGGTGACCTCAGGGGTGGAAGATTCCATCGTCTGTCATTCAGCCATCCTGCTGTTTCACCTCTAGTCGATGACCCATCCCTTCCTCCCGCCTGAATGCAGGCATCACAGAAGGCAAGAGGAGGGTACAACGAATAGTTGCTATCTATTTACTTGGTGCCTGGCACTACGTCTACATTAGCTCTTTTAATGCCATCAGGTAGTTCCAAGTGACTAAAGTGACTTCTGCTATCTTCCAACATTAAAGGACGAAACGCTGACCCAGGCTAGCCTCACAGGTACTAAGGGGCATATTGGGATTTGAACCCGGgtctgtgattttgtttttttcagtttgcCATGTGACTTTCCTAATCTAAGAAAGAGTTGATCCATATATGGAGTCATGgagtcaattctttttttttttttttgatggtaggaggtaattaggtttatttattattatttttttaagtggaggcactggggattgaacccaggacctcatgcatgctaggcatgtgctctaccactgagctataccctcccctgctggAGTCACTTCGTTGAGAACATTTCACATGTAACTTTCACCTTGCCATCATAAAATGCTATGCAATAAACAGAGAAgttatcattttcccttttttatcaAAGGGGAAATTGTCCAGATAGGAAGTGGCTTTTCCAAGGTCACGCCCCAAGTTATTGGAAAAAACAGACTCTTTGGACTCCTGATCCAGGGCTTTTTTTTTGACTGCTTTGCTCTGTCCCTGTCTTCCTTCCTGTCCTCGTTGGAGATGGGAAAGGACGAATCACTGTCTCTAATTACTgccaaaaaattatatatatatagatatagatacagatatggatagatagaaaaatagatagatggataTGGTGATGCAGAGATAAGGGATCTAGGTTTAAACAACGTTTAAAAAAGTTTAACCTAAATAGAATTGTCTTCAGAATTCCTTCATTCTTCATCCTGAATCATCCCCCTTGCTGGGCCCAGATGCTCAGGGGCTCACTTTGGATCCAGCCTAGAATCTCCCTCCTTGGACAGAGCTCCTTACTCTGAGGCAAACTTTCCCACATCAAGGACCTCCTTGCTCGCGTCTTAGCCTGTCCGAATTCCACTGACTGCCAAACAGCTAACGGACCAGACAAGCTGACCACGAGTCACGTGAAAGTGAATACTAAGGGTTTGTGATTTAATCATCCTGGGTAAACGTACATTTTAACAGGGGTTTCCGAGAGGTAACCTCTCCAGCAGTAGGAAGTAGAGGCACTGACCCAGGTCAGTAGGCAAAATTCGTGGGAGCAAGAATGCTCCGGGATCCAAACCACATCCACAGAGCCACCCACTCGTATGTTTAGGTAAGCTCTCTGTTTTCTCCAGGTGCtcagttttttaaactttaaactgtTTTCATTGGTTCCCCTGAGCCTTGGCCAGCTTCTCTAAATCTCTTTTGAATTGGATGCTTTCTTCTTTATGCAGATTTCAAGCAGCGCTAAAGAATGGATGGCTACTCACACTTGAAAGTAAACAGTAGCCAGGGAGGAAGCGTGCCGACGGCatccatgccaggcactgggtaAAGGTGTGCCCGAGAACCTCCTACCCTGAGAGTCACTGCAAAGCCAAAGGGGGAATTTAAtctgacagaggctgccaagaTAAACTAGAAAGATTATAAACGtacacaaaatttggaaaagaatgCTAAGTAACGAGGTAGATCCAAATTATGGAGGCATTGCAGGACTTCTGGGACTTTGtatcatttagaaataatttgaagTACAGAAAAAAAGCACACTAAGCAAGTTTACTGATAGCACTTGAATACATAGTAGCAAAAACAAGACTGAAAGCAGTATCCTTGTCAAATAATGTGTGTAGTAAATTATGATCAATCTATATAAAGGAATATTGCACAAACATTAAAAACAGTATTATATTAGCCTGAGGACGCAGAATTAtatcatatatttaaatgtataatatTAATGGGGAGGTCAGTAAGATGCTGTATATTACGCACATCTATAGAAAAACACTCATGGGATTTCTCAGTTAAAGTGATTGATTGGAAATGAATCATAGAATATTTCCTCAACACAGACAAAATGTTGAcaacctaggggaaaaaaattcactaATTGCAACAAAGTGAGAAAAGGGGCAGGACTTAAGGGAATAACTTCAAAactgttaaaagaaagaaacagaattttgaagCGGAGTAGAATATAGAAGCAGAGCGCCACTCTTAAattttgtcttccttttctctGCCCCCGTTAGCCCAGCTATAGAGCAGGAAAAAACCTTCAGGAAGTCTCATGAATACCCGGAAACCTAGGGAGAAACAAAACGTGAGAATCCATTTGCTTTTCCTCTTCTAACCGGAAAACTTTTAAACTGGATGTTGAGGATAGACTGGAAATAAAGACAGGAAACACAGAGGCTGAACCCGATGGAAATGATGTCTCCAGAGCTTTGCCCAGAGTCAAAGAATCTACGCAGAGCCCGACAACCTCTGCTGTTGGTATACACCACCCAGGACCCTTCCATGGGGATGAGGAGCCCCACGGGGGGAGGGTGGACTCAAAAAAGCTCATGGCCAAACAGG
It encodes the following:
- the LOC102529006 gene encoding putative adhesion G protein-coupled receptor F2P isoform X1, which produces MPRVFLLYCLVFLLPTESCRRLCQAASKSKEQLSARPHGVCDGVCLEKSSCSQSCPPDTQGNMGFLCRQKKWHKITDTCRTLTAFNIFEADDYPIQPSGGTKITEYANEKSETITDVLMRKCPRDLSCVIRNVQRSPRIPGNIAVIVQLLRNISTVLTTDVDEAKMQSYSIMANHILNSKSISNWTFIPDRNSSWVLLHSVNSFARKLFINKHPIDIADVFIHTMGTTISRDDAGKNFSFSMRVNDTGDEVTGRVSISRDELQKMPSPSKAISIAFPTLGAILEASVLENVTVNGLVLSVILPKELQRISLIFEKISKSEETRTRCVGWHSLESRWDQQACQMIQENSQQAVCACRPSRLFTSFSILMAPHVLESPILVYITYIGLGISICSLVLCLSIEALVWGEVTKTEISYLRHVCIANIAASLLVADVWFIVAAFLSGPATSHSACVAATFFVHFFYLSVFFWMLAKALLILYGILIVFHTLPKSALVASLFTVGYGCPLVIAAITVAATEPGKGYLRPETCWLNWDMTKALLAFVVPALAIVVVNLVTVTLVIVKTRQAAVGSSMFQEVRAIVRISKNIAILTPLLGLTWGFGIATVLDDRSLAFHIIFSLLNAFQGFFILVFGTILDPKIRQALKDRVTSAKWVSRTSENLSSDFSRHPTKGPS
- the LOC102529006 gene encoding putative adhesion G protein-coupled receptor F2P isoform X2 — protein: MRKCPRDLSCVIRNVQRSPRIPGNIAVIVQLLRNISTVLTTDVDEAKMQSYSIMANHILNSKSISNWTFIPDRNSSWVLLHSVNSFARKLFINKHPIDIADVFIHTMGTTISRDDAGKNFSFSMRVNDTGDEVTGRVSISRDELQKMPSPSKAISIAFPTLGAILEASVLENVTVNGLVLSVILPKELQRISLIFEKISKSEETRTRCVGWHSLESRWDQQACQMIQENSQQAVCACRPSRLFTSFSILMAPHVLESPILVYITYIGLGISICSLVLCLSIEALVWGEVTKTEISYLRHVCIANIAASLLVADVWFIVAAFLSGPATSHSACVAATFFVHFFYLSVFFWMLAKALLILYGILIVFHTLPKSALVASLFTVGYGCPLVIAAITVAATEPGKGYLRPETCWLNWDMTKALLAFVVPALAIVVVNLVTVTLVIVKTRQAAVGSSMFQEVRAIVRISKNIAILTPLLGLTWGFGIATVLDDRSLAFHIIFSLLNAFQGFFILVFGTILDPKIRQALKDRVTSAKWVSRTSENLSSDFSRHPTKGPS